The candidate division WOR-3 bacterium genome has a segment encoding these proteins:
- a CDS encoding V-type ATP synthase subunit B: MEKLSTKEYQTVSYISGPLLFLEGAKDFSYAALVEIIMPDGTKRKGQVLEVSEKYAVIQVLEGTLGLDVASTKVRFLEDQVHIGVSKELIGRIFNGRGEPIDGLPAPTPEKRLPIVGAAINPIARDKPSDFIQTGISAIDGFNTLVRGQKLPIFSGAGLPANEIAAMIMKYAKVRGEGEEFLIIFAAMGLTSREYAYFMKEFKESGALGRIVAFVNLADDPAVERLLTPRFALTVAEYFAFELDYHVLVILSDMTNYCEALREIGAAREEVPGRRGYPGYMYTDLATMYERTGRIRGKKGSITQIPILTMPDDDITHPIPDLTGYITEGQIVLSRELHRKGIFPPIDILMSLSRLMNLGIGEGKTKSYHREWKDQLYACYARGRDLRRLVAIIGEDALSDIDKKYLKLADEFENVMLNQRDKERSIEETFEIGWNLMGMLPKTELSKIKRKYLEEFYKQWIPQQAKEAY; encoded by the coding sequence AAAACTTTCCACAAAAGAATACCAGACAGTCTCTTATATATCAGGTCCTCTCTTATTTCTTGAAGGGGCGAAAGATTTTTCCTATGCAGCACTTGTAGAAATAATAATGCCAGATGGAACTAAAAGAAAGGGACAGGTTCTTGAAGTATCCGAAAAATATGCTGTAATTCAGGTTCTTGAAGGGACACTTGGACTTGATGTGGCTTCAACTAAGGTAAGATTTCTGGAAGATCAGGTTCATATAGGTGTCTCAAAAGAACTTATAGGAAGGATTTTTAATGGAAGAGGTGAACCCATAGATGGACTTCCTGCACCAACTCCTGAGAAGAGATTACCAATAGTAGGTGCTGCTATAAACCCAATTGCAAGGGATAAACCTTCTGACTTTATTCAGACTGGAATTTCTGCAATTGATGGATTCAATACTTTAGTGAGAGGACAAAAATTACCAATCTTTTCAGGAGCAGGACTCCCTGCAAATGAAATAGCTGCAATGATAATGAAGTATGCTAAAGTAAGAGGAGAAGGTGAGGAATTCTTAATAATTTTTGCAGCAATGGGTTTAACTTCAAGGGAGTATGCTTACTTTATGAAGGAATTTAAGGAAAGTGGAGCACTTGGTAGAATAGTTGCTTTTGTCAATCTTGCTGATGACCCTGCTGTAGAAAGACTTTTAACTCCAAGATTTGCTCTTACAGTTGCAGAATACTTTGCCTTTGAACTTGATTATCATGTTCTTGTAATTCTATCTGATATGACAAATTACTGCGAAGCTTTAAGAGAAATTGGAGCAGCAAGAGAAGAAGTACCGGGAAGAAGAGGTTACCCAGGCTATATGTATACAGACCTTGCAACCATGTATGAAAGAACAGGAAGAATAAGGGGTAAAAAGGGTTCAATAACTCAGATACCAATTTTAACAATGCCAGATGATGATATCACTCATCCAATTCCAGACCTTACAGGTTATATTACAGAAGGTCAGATTGTGTTGTCAAGGGAGCTTCACAGAAAGGGAATATTCCCTCCAATTGATATTTTAATGAGTTTATCAAGGCTTATGAACTTGGGTATTGGTGAAGGAAAAACTAAAAGCTATCACAGGGAGTGGAAAGACCAGCTTTATGCCTGTTATGCAAGGGGAAGAGATTTAAGAAGGCTTGTTGCTATTATTGGAGAGGATGCTTTAAGTGACATTGATAAAAAATATTTAAAACTTGCTGATGAATTTGAAAATGTTATGTTGAATCAAAGAGATAAAGAAAGGTCAATTGAGGAAACTTTTGAAATAGGATGGAATTTAATGGGAATGTTACCCAAAACAGAACTCTCTAAAATTAAAAGAAAATATCTTGAGGAATTTTATAAACAATGGATACCACAACAGGCAAAAGAAGCCTATTAA
- a CDS encoding Glu/Leu/Phe/Val dehydrogenase, giving the protein MDTTTGKRSLLKGIEKDEIWGPVFKMVAQQVEKAFHIGNLNEKYFETILEPERVLRVSIPVVMDNGEIKCFAGYRVQHSTARGPAKGGIRYHPDVTLDEIAALSAWMSFKNALVNIPFGGGKGGIKVNPSKLSHGELIRLTRRYTSGILPLIGPYRDVPAPDVNTNDMIMDVIMDTYSMFQGFTTPSIVTGKSVSLGGSVGRREATGKGVFFVTREFLKIKNKDLEKQKIAVQGFGNVGSVLALSFYDAGAKVCAVTDVSGGLFNKNGLNIPKILKLIQEKKFLKEIKGEGDFIENKDLFELDVDILVPAALERQITEKNAEKIKAFLIVEGANGPTTPEAEKILLDKGIYIIPDILANAGGVIVSYFEWVQDLQYYFWKEKEIFEKLEEILINALKEVINKSEELKTDLRTSALIIGLSRIIDAIERRGIFP; this is encoded by the coding sequence ATGGATACCACAACAGGCAAAAGAAGCCTATTAAAAGGTATTGAAAAAGATGAAATCTGGGGACCAGTTTTTAAAATGGTCGCCCAGCAGGTAGAAAAAGCTTTTCATATTGGTAATTTGAACGAAAAATATTTTGAAACAATTCTTGAACCTGAAAGAGTTTTAAGAGTCTCTATACCTGTTGTAATGGATAACGGAGAAATTAAATGTTTTGCAGGCTACAGAGTCCAGCATTCAACAGCAAGGGGACCTGCAAAGGGTGGTATAAGGTATCATCCTGATGTGACCCTTGATGAAATAGCAGCTCTTTCAGCCTGGATGAGTTTTAAAAATGCACTTGTTAATATACCCTTCGGGGGTGGTAAAGGAGGAATAAAAGTTAACCCTTCAAAACTTTCTCATGGAGAATTAATAAGATTAACAAGGAGATACACATCAGGAATTTTACCATTAATAGGACCATATAGAGATGTCCCTGCCCCTGATGTTAATACAAATGATATGATAATGGATGTTATTATGGATACTTATTCTATGTTTCAGGGTTTTACAACACCAAGTATAGTAACAGGAAAATCTGTTTCTCTTGGAGGTTCTGTTGGAAGAAGGGAAGCTACAGGTAAAGGAGTTTTTTTTGTTACAAGGGAATTTTTGAAAATAAAAAATAAGGATTTGGAAAAACAAAAAATTGCTGTTCAGGGTTTTGGAAATGTAGGTTCTGTTTTAGCTTTATCCTTTTATGATGCTGGTGCAAAGGTTTGTGCTGTAACTGATGTTTCAGGAGGTCTTTTTAATAAAAATGGATTAAACATTCCAAAAATTTTGAAATTAATACAAGAAAAAAAATTCTTAAAGGAAATAAAAGGTGAAGGTGATTTTATAGAAAACAAAGATCTCTTTGAGCTGGATGTAGATATACTTGTTCCTGCTGCTCTTGAAAGACAGATAACTGAAAAAAATGCTGAAAAAATAAAAGCTTTTTTAATAGTTGAGGGTGCAAATGGACCTACTACTCCTGAGGCAGAGAAAATTTTACTTGATAAAGGAATTTATATAATTCCTGATATTCTCGCTAATGCAGGTGGTGTTATTGTTTCCTATTTTGAATGGGTTCAGGATTTACAGTATTATTTCTGGAAAGAAAAAGAAATTTTTGAAAAACTTGAAGAAATTTTAATAAATGCTTTAAAAGAGGTTATCAATAAATCTGAAGAATTAAAAACTGATTTAAGAACTTCAGCTCTTATAATAGGTTTATCAAGAATAATAGATGCAATAGAAAGGAGGGGAATTTTCCCATAA
- a CDS encoding glycosyltransferase family 2 protein, with amino-acid sequence MPGYNEAENIDDLIKEIDDFINKFNLKDWEFIYIDDGSTDNTREKIKPYLKEKNYLKFVSYRRNMGKTYALQKGMEVAEGEIFIIFDADLQFTFEDAKRLLDKIEEGFDIVCGKKTGKYNKKIVSFFYNNLTRLLFNVPATDMNSIKAIRRKVLEEVPLRKDWHRYIVVWGWEYGFSVTEIQVTLRPRRYGKSKYRGLKRILIGFLDLIAVKIQISFMRKPMLLFGTLGIFSFITGLIGAIIGIYFKYYLHKKVRLISVIFLLALFTLLSLSLFVVGFLGEAIAGIYDRLDKLERKK; translated from the coding sequence ATACCAGGTTATAACGAAGCAGAAAATATTGATGATTTAATAAAAGAGATTGATGATTTTATAAATAAATTTAACTTAAAAGACTGGGAGTTTATATATATAGATGATGGATCTACTGATAACACAAGAGAAAAAATAAAACCTTACCTAAAGGAAAAAAATTATCTAAAATTTGTTTCCTATAGAAGAAATATGGGGAAAACTTATGCTTTGCAGAAAGGAATGGAGGTGGCAGAAGGTGAAATATTTATAATTTTTGATGCTGACCTTCAGTTTACTTTTGAAGATGCTAAAAGGCTCCTTGATAAAATTGAAGAAGGATTTGATATAGTTTGTGGTAAAAAAACAGGAAAATATAATAAAAAAATTGTTTCTTTTTTCTATAATAATTTAACGAGACTTCTTTTCAATGTTCCTGCCACTGATATGAACTCTATTAAAGCAATAAGAAGAAAAGTCTTAGAAGAAGTTCCTTTAAGAAAGGACTGGCACCGTTATATTGTAGTCTGGGGATGGGAATATGGATTTTCTGTTACTGAAATTCAAGTCACTTTAAGACCAAGAAGGTACGGAAAGAGTAAATACAGGGGTTTAAAGAGAATTTTAATAGGCTTTCTTGATCTTATTGCTGTAAAAATTCAAATTTCCTTTATGAGAAAACCAATGTTACTTTTTGGTACTCTTGGAATTTTTTCTTTTATTACAGGACTAATAGGTGCTATAATTGGAATTTATTTTAAATATTATCTTCATAAAAAAGTAAGACTTATTTCAGTAATTTTCCTTTTAGCCCTTTTCACACTTTTAAGTCTTTCCCTTTTTGTAGTAGGTTTCTTAGGTGAAGCTATTGCAGGAATTTATGATAGGCTTGATAAGTTAGAAAGAAAAAAATGA
- a CDS encoding GDP-mannose 4,6-dehydratase translates to MRILITGAGGFIGSHLVEHLSNRFKIIAFLRYNSQGDIQNLKFLNKENFKNIEIVFGDLRAREEIEKFIKKVNLLINLAANISVKRSFENPEEVFFNNTLITFNILNALKKNKIPLIHFSTSEVYGNPEKLPVKEKDSKNALSPYAASKIACDELVKSICNYENIPFLILRPFNSYGPRQSIRSLIPWIIYEILNSKVIKIGNLNTKRDFLYVKDLAKIIEKLIEKEYFKGEEVNICSGKSYSVREIIKLLFEISGVEKKIKELDIRKRPFKNEILELRGDNSKISKILGEIKLTNFKEGLKETFEFYKKTGFESPSNFSLL, encoded by the coding sequence ATGAGAATTCTTATAACAGGTGCAGGAGGTTTTATAGGAAGTCATCTTGTCGAACACTTAAGCAACAGATTTAAAATTATTGCCTTTTTAAGATATAATTCTCAGGGTGATATTCAAAATCTTAAGTTTTTAAATAAGGAAAATTTTAAAAATATAGAAATTGTTTTTGGTGATTTAAGGGCAAGGGAGGAAATTGAAAAATTTATTAAAAAAGTAAACCTTTTGATAAATCTTGCAGCAAATATATCTGTTAAAAGGTCCTTTGAAAATCCTGAGGAAGTTTTTTTTAACAATACTTTAATAACTTTTAATATTTTAAATGCTTTGAAAAAAAATAAAATTCCCCTGATTCATTTTTCCACCTCAGAAGTATACGGAAATCCAGAAAAGTTACCAGTTAAAGAAAAAGATAGTAAAAATGCCTTATCACCTTATGCTGCCTCAAAAATTGCCTGTGATGAGCTTGTAAAGTCAATATGTAATTATGAAAATATTCCCTTTTTAATTTTAAGACCTTTTAATAGTTATGGACCAAGACAATCAATAAGATCCCTTATTCCATGGATAATATATGAAATACTAAATTCAAAAGTAATAAAAATTGGAAATTTAAACACAAAAAGGGATTTTCTTTATGTTAAGGATCTTGCTAAAATAATTGAAAAATTGATTGAAAAGGAATATTTTAAAGGTGAAGAAGTAAATATATGTTCAGGAAAATCTTATTCTGTCAGGGAAATAATTAAGCTTTTGTTTGAAATATCAGGAGTAGAAAAGAAAATAAAAGAATTAGATATAAGAAAAAGACCTTTTAAAAATGAAATTCTGGAATTGAGAGGGGATAATAGTAAAATAAGTAAAATACTGGGTGAAATTAAATTGACAAATTTCAAGGAAGGGCTTAAGGAGACTTTTGAATTTTATAAAAAAACTGGATTTGAATCTCCTTCAAATTTCAGTTTACTTTGA
- a CDS encoding glycosyltransferase family 9 protein: MKILILRFSSGGDLILLTGIIDKLLKKNIEVFLVIKKKFKNIFDGFENLKILELEKEKEILKQSFDYAVDLQKNLKSFFLMKKIKAKKKLYANKRSLRRRLYLFFRFPLKEKSFIKIFSEPFEKIFNEDFYVRPILKGEKEFKGLPEKYILIAPFSSKGKKNLKDKTLKKILEIKSKENFCVIVGDEKSKKENLPFINDKIIDLRGKTDLNELFYIVKNSSFVITVDSMVSHIASAYKKSGVVFFGPTTFLYGFKPFGDELKVIFNKTFCSPCSLHGEGICLFNKRCYNLKIFNNFIF, from the coding sequence TTGAAAATTTTAATATTAAGATTTTCCTCAGGTGGAGATTTAATCCTTTTAACAGGAATTATAGATAAACTTTTAAAGAAAAACATTGAGGTTTTTTTAGTAATAAAGAAAAAGTTTAAAAATATTTTTGATGGCTTTGAAAATTTAAAAATTTTAGAACTGGAAAAGGAAAAAGAAATTTTAAAGCAAAGTTTCGACTATGCTGTTGATTTACAGAAGAACTTAAAGAGTTTCTTTTTAATGAAAAAAATAAAAGCGAAAAAAAAATTATATGCAAATAAAAGAAGTTTAAGAAGAAGATTATATTTATTTTTCAGGTTTCCTTTAAAAGAAAAATCCTTTATAAAAATATTCTCTGAACCATTTGAAAAAATTTTTAATGAAGATTTTTATGTTAGACCCATATTGAAAGGGGAAAAAGAGTTTAAAGGATTGCCGGAAAAATATATTTTAATTGCTCCTTTTTCATCTAAAGGAAAAAAAAACTTAAAAGATAAAACTTTAAAAAAAATACTTGAAATTAAAAGTAAGGAAAATTTTTGTGTTATTGTAGGTGATGAAAAAAGTAAAAAAGAAAATTTACCTTTCATAAATGATAAAATCATTGATTTAAGGGGCAAAACTGATTTAAATGAATTGTTTTATATAGTGAAGAATTCTTCTTTTGTTATAACAGTTGACTCAATGGTTTCACATATAGCAAGTGCTTATAAAAAAAGTGGTGTAGTTTTTTTCGGACCCACTACTTTTCTTTACGGATTCAAACCCTTTGGAGATGAATTAAAAGTAATTTTTAATAAAACTTTCTGCTCACCCTGCTCTCTACATGGTGAAGGAATATGTTTATTTAATAAAAGATGTTATAATTTAAAGATTTTTAATAATTTTATTTTTTAA
- a CDS encoding metal-dependent transcriptional regulator, protein MEIRIEEALKLLWLKEESWSEEEFQPVIKYKIEEKDYEELMKLGLVRRENGKWGFTERGKHAASDIIRRLRLAEWLFHELVEVNNNYSSEAACRLEHILNEEIADRICSLFGHPRFCPHGKPIPRGKCCGEKKFNTIKPIHLPLTYVEEGEFVKVISIDTDDRRILHKLVSLGLMPGVILKVLKKRPLFMIELDESVISVDRDIAEKIFVKILKERI, encoded by the coding sequence ATGGAAATAAGAATAGAGGAAGCATTAAAACTTTTGTGGTTAAAAGAGGAAAGTTGGAGCGAAGAAGAATTTCAACCTGTTATAAAGTATAAAATAGAGGAAAAAGATTATGAAGAGTTAATGAAACTGGGGCTTGTAAGAAGAGAGAATGGAAAATGGGGTTTTACCGAGAGAGGGAAACATGCAGCTTCTGATATTATAAGGAGATTAAGACTTGCTGAGTGGCTTTTTCATGAGCTTGTGGAAGTTAATAATAATTATTCCAGTGAAGCTGCTTGTCGTTTGGAGCACATTTTAAATGAAGAGATAGCGGATAGAATTTGTTCTCTATTTGGGCATCCGAGGTTTTGTCCTCATGGAAAGCCTATACCTCGTGGTAAATGTTGTGGTGAAAAGAAATTTAATACTATAAAACCCATTCATTTACCTTTAACCTATGTGGAGGAAGGAGAATTTGTTAAAGTTATTTCTATTGATACTGATGATAGGAGAATTTTGCATAAGCTTGTTAGTTTAGGTTTAATGCCAGGGGTAATATTAAAGGTTTTAAAGAAAAGGCCTTTATTTATGATAGAACTGGATGAGAGTGTAATATCAGTTGATAGAGATATTGCTGAGAAGATTTTTGTTAAAATTTTGAAAGAGAGAATTTGA
- the feoB gene encoding ferrous iron transport protein B, giving the protein MHGHFNTLIKSAVKKIVIVGNPNVGKSVIFNHLTGKYVTVSNYPGTTVEISGGFLKGNKDVYVIDSPGVQSLMPRTEDERVTLRILLEENPDIVILVADSKNLKRALVLLYQVSLFKFKTVLVLNMTDEAKLRGIEIDEKKLSNELKIPVVKTVAIHGKGIRELFLNLEKASVPYFSFKPDKKITEIFKKIDKKLEGMIEKKEGIIHLFLARFEDIENLLKSKLKEEDYNYMLKIRENFENSLYEPVEFYIISDINKNIEKIVSLVMKKGEVIYKNIVSDLLHNFMIHPVGGFIFIVITLYLLHLFVGVFGAGFLVDLLENKLFGEIINPFLIKLFNLLPVPFLIKALFVGEFGIFTMALTYGFAIIFPVVLTFFIAFGILEDSGYFPRLAFLLNNFFKKIGLSGRAILPLILGLGCDTMATITTRTLETKKEKIIVTLLLALAVPCSAQMGVIFALMSGISFSALIIWGVTIFISMIIVGFFSSQVIRGEKSFFIMEIPPLRIPSLRNIFYKTIARVEWYLKEVIPIFIIGTFLLFMLDLSHILNFLEELFRPVVTSLLGLPKESAIGFIMGFLRRDYGAAGFLMLKEKGLLSATQVIVSTVTITLFMPCIANFLVIVKERGLKVAFYISVFVIIYAITAGFLVRMVLAKWPV; this is encoded by the coding sequence ATGCATGGACATTTTAATACTCTTATTAAGTCTGCTGTAAAAAAAATAGTTATTGTTGGAAATCCTAATGTTGGAAAATCTGTGATATTCAATCATCTTACAGGAAAGTATGTGACTGTTTCCAATTATCCAGGTACAACTGTTGAAATTTCAGGGGGTTTTTTAAAGGGTAATAAGGATGTTTATGTGATAGATTCACCAGGTGTTCAAAGTTTAATGCCAAGAACAGAGGATGAAAGAGTGACTTTAAGGATTTTACTTGAAGAAAATCCGGATATTGTGATATTAGTTGCGGATTCAAAAAATCTTAAAAGAGCCTTAGTTCTTCTGTATCAGGTTTCTTTATTTAAGTTTAAAACAGTTCTGGTTTTAAATATGACTGATGAAGCAAAGTTAAGAGGTATTGAGATAGATGAAAAGAAATTGAGTAATGAACTGAAAATACCTGTTGTAAAAACTGTTGCAATCCATGGAAAAGGTATAAGGGAACTATTTTTAAATTTAGAAAAGGCTTCTGTTCCTTATTTTAGTTTTAAGCCTGATAAGAAAATCACTGAGATTTTTAAAAAAATAGATAAAAAACTTGAGGGTATGATTGAAAAAAAAGAGGGAATTATTCATCTTTTTCTTGCAAGGTTTGAGGATATTGAAAATCTTTTAAAGAGTAAGTTAAAGGAGGAGGATTATAATTATATGCTAAAGATAAGGGAAAATTTTGAAAATTCTCTTTATGAACCTGTTGAATTTTATATTATTTCTGATATAAATAAAAATATTGAAAAAATTGTTTCTCTTGTAATGAAGAAAGGAGAAGTAATTTATAAAAACATAGTAAGCGATTTACTCCATAATTTTATGATACATCCCGTAGGAGGATTTATATTCATTGTGATAACTTTATATTTACTTCATTTATTTGTTGGTGTTTTTGGTGCAGGTTTTCTTGTGGATTTGCTTGAAAACAAGTTATTCGGGGAAATTATAAATCCCTTCCTTATAAAGTTATTTAATTTACTTCCTGTTCCTTTTTTAATAAAAGCTCTTTTTGTTGGAGAATTTGGAATTTTTACGATGGCTTTGACTTATGGTTTTGCCATAATTTTCCCTGTTGTTTTAACTTTTTTTATTGCTTTTGGAATACTTGAGGATTCAGGATATTTCCCGAGGCTTGCTTTTTTGTTGAATAATTTTTTTAAAAAAATAGGTCTTTCTGGGAGAGCAATTTTACCTTTAATTCTTGGACTTGGTTGTGACACAATGGCAACTATAACAACAAGAACTCTTGAAACAAAAAAGGAAAAAATTATTGTTACACTTTTGCTTGCACTTGCTGTTCCCTGTTCTGCTCAGATGGGAGTAATATTTGCTTTGATGTCTGGTATATCTTTTTCAGCACTTATAATCTGGGGAGTTACGATATTTATAAGTATGATTATTGTTGGTTTTTTTTCTTCTCAGGTGATAAGGGGAGAGAAATCATTTTTTATAATGGAAATCCCCCCCTTGAGGATTCCAAGTTTAAGAAATATATTTTATAAAACAATAGCAAGAGTGGAGTGGTATTTAAAGGAGGTAATTCCAATTTTCATTATAGGGACTTTTCTTCTTTTTATGCTTGATTTATCTCATATACTTAATTTTCTTGAAGAATTATTTAGACCAGTAGTTACAAGCCTTCTTGGTTTACCGAAAGAATCAGCAATTGGTTTTATAATGGGTTTTTTAAGAAGGGATTATGGTGCAGCAGGATTTCTTATGTTGAAAGAAAAAGGACTATTAAGTGCTACTCAAGTGATTGTAAGTACAGTTACAATTACCCTCTTTATGCCATGTATAGCTAATTTTTTAGTTATAGTAAAGGAGAGGGGTTTAAAAGTAGCCTTTTATATTTCAGTTTTTGTTATAATTTATGCTATTACAGCAGGTTTTTTAGTAAGGATGGTTCTTGCAAAATGGCCGGTTTAA
- a CDS encoding inositol monophosphatase family protein: MRKIYEEILEEFKKCALKAGDILIREYKKNNLKYKEKMERDYVSEVDFKVEEEVKKILSKKFKNIPFIGEEMGGDYVEEMFICDPLDGTRNFIQKLPFFSFSIAYVKKSEPFVGLIYIPLLNELFYAIKNEGAYLNGKRIQVSRKKKGFIIGTGFPFRRREYWDLYYRKFKEVFENSDDLRRPGSASQDLAYVACGRYDGFFEFGLLPWDIFAGVLIVEEAGGKTSDMEGERNHLKTGNIIAGNMYAYNLLLKIFKGK, from the coding sequence ATGAGAAAAATTTATGAGGAAATTCTTGAAGAATTCAAAAAATGTGCCCTTAAAGCAGGTGATATTCTTATAAGAGAATATAAGAAAAATAATTTGAAATATAAAGAAAAAATGGAAAGGGATTATGTTTCTGAGGTGGATTTTAAAGTAGAAGAGGAAGTTAAAAAAATTCTTTCAAAAAAATTTAAAAATATCCCTTTTATAGGTGAAGAGATGGGTGGGGATTATGTTGAAGAAATGTTTATATGTGATCCCCTTGATGGAACGAGAAATTTTATCCAGAAATTACCTTTTTTTTCCTTTTCAATTGCATATGTAAAAAAGAGTGAGCCTTTTGTAGGGCTCATCTATATTCCCCTTTTAAATGAGCTTTTCTATGCAATAAAAAATGAGGGTGCCTATTTAAATGGAAAAAGGATACAGGTATCAAGGAAAAAAAAAGGATTTATAATAGGAACAGGTTTTCCATTCAGAAGGAGGGAATACTGGGATTTGTATTATAGAAAATTTAAAGAAGTTTTTGAAAATTCAGATGACTTAAGGAGACCTGGTTCAGCATCCCAGGACCTTGCCTATGTGGCATGCGGAAGATATGATGGTTTTTTTGAATTTGGACTTTTGCCTTGGGATATCTTTGCCGGGGTTTTAATTGTTGAAGAAGCAGGAGGAAAAACAAGTGATATGGAAGGTGAAAGAAACCATCTAAAAACAGGAAATATAATAGCAGGAAATATGTATGCCTATAATTTATTATTGAAGATTTTTAAAGGCAAATAA
- a CDS encoding sugar phosphate nucleotidyltransferase — protein MENFFAVIMAGGKGERLWPLSREKKPKPFIEILDKPLINLTYNRLKKIVPEKNIIVIVPSYLANLTKKYLPGVKILKEPFPRNTLATCIYSTFYIYKKSKDAVIGIFPADHIIKDEKNFKRIVNFAFKNVKDSILTFGIKPNRPETGYGYIELGNSLYREDNLEIREVLRFHEKPDKEKALNYLKRGNFMWNSGIFIFKAESFFNILKEANSSIYDLLKYLENKKVKKFFEMIPETSIDYGVLEKTNRLSSIPADFGWEDLGSFLSFENVLPRDKEGNTSKGNPIFLDSKNNIVFSKGKKIIFYKIENLAFIDSGDIILIFPKYESQKIKELLKELKKIMPKKYF, from the coding sequence ATGGAGAATTTCTTTGCGGTAATTATGGCTGGTGGAAAGGGTGAAAGGTTGTGGCCACTTTCAAGAGAAAAAAAGCCAAAACCTTTTATTGAAATACTTGATAAACCACTTATAAATCTTACTTATAATAGATTAAAAAAAATAGTTCCTGAAAAAAATATAATTGTAATAGTTCCTTCTTATCTTGCAAATCTCACTAAAAAGTATTTACCGGGTGTTAAAATTTTAAAAGAACCATTTCCAAGAAATACCCTTGCTACATGTATTTACAGCACTTTTTATATATATAAAAAATCAAAGGATGCTGTTATAGGTATATTTCCTGCTGACCATATAATAAAAGATGAAAAAAATTTTAAAAGGATAGTAAATTTTGCCTTTAAAAACGTTAAAGACTCTATTCTTACTTTTGGAATAAAACCTAATAGACCTGAAACAGGTTATGGCTATATAGAGCTTGGTAATTCTCTTTATAGAGAAGATAACCTGGAAATAAGGGAAGTTTTAAGATTCCATGAGAAACCTGATAAGGAGAAGGCTTTAAATTATTTAAAAAGAGGAAATTTTATGTGGAATTCAGGAATTTTTATCTTTAAGGCTGAGAGCTTTTTTAATATATTAAAAGAAGCAAATTCTTCAATTTACGACCTTTTGAAATATCTTGAAAACAAAAAGGTAAAAAAATTTTTTGAAATGATTCCTGAAACTTCAATAGATTATGGTGTTTTAGAAAAAACAAATAGATTGAGCTCTATTCCAGCAGATTTTGGGTGGGAAGACCTTGGTTCTTTCCTTTCCTTTGAAAATGTTTTACCGAGGGATAAAGAGGGTAATACTTCTAAGGGTAATCCAATTTTTCTGGATTCAAAAAATAATATAGTTTTTTCAAAGGGAAAAAAAATTATATTTTATAAAATTGAAAACCTTGCTTTTATTGATTCAGGTGATATTATACTTATTTTTCCTAAATATGAATCTCAGAAAATAAAAGAGCTTTTGAAAGAACTCAAGAAAATAATGCCCAAAAAATATTTTTAA
- a CDS encoding DUF72 domain-containing protein, with translation MKIYIGLCASPSRKNYFDFFNTCEIQETFYTVPVEKKALNLRKKIENLKDFSLFLKAPQHITHPASSPTYKRSKKEYGERGNYGFFKNTEEVEKAWFDIERFAEICNAKGIVFQTPSSFSETEENVKNIKNFFKNKSGLLFFWEVRGNWNKNTLKRIFEECKIFQAVDPFHQEVIVETSPIYLRLHGRKMYKYKFNEVDFEEIKKIIKGVKGEVFVLFNNIYMWEDAQKFRDYILKEGF, from the coding sequence ATGAAGATTTACATAGGGTTATGTGCTTCTCCCTCAAGGAAAAACTATTTTGATTTTTTTAATACCTGTGAAATTCAGGAGACCTTTTATACTGTACCAGTAGAGAAAAAGGCTTTAAATTTGAGAAAAAAAATAGAAAATTTAAAAGATTTTTCTCTTTTTTTAAAGGCACCCCAGCATATCACTCATCCAGCTTCTTCTCCTACTTACAAAAGGTCAAAAAAAGAATACGGTGAAAGGGGAAATTATGGTTTTTTCAAAAATACAGAAGAAGTGGAAAAAGCATGGTTTGATATAGAAAGATTTGCTGAAATCTGTAATGCAAAGGGTATAGTATTTCAAACTCCTTCTTCTTTTAGTGAAACAGAAGAAAATGTAAAAAATATTAAAAATTTTTTTAAAAACAAAAGTGGTTTACTTTTTTTCTGGGAAGTAAGAGGAAATTGGAATAAAAATACTCTTAAAAGAATATTTGAAGAATGTAAAATTTTTCAGGCAGTTGATCCTTTTCATCAGGAAGTAATTGTTGAGACTTCCCCAATTTATTTAAGGTTGCATGGAAGAAAAATGTATAAATACAAATTTAATGAGGTGGATTTTGAAGAAATTAAAAAAATTATAAAAGGGGTTAAGGGAGAAGTTTTTGTTTTGTTTAATAACATATATATGTGGGAAGATGCACAAAAATTTAGGGATTATATTTTAAAGGAGGGTTTTTAA